Proteins from one Hydrogenivirga caldilitoris genomic window:
- the glyA gene encoding serine hydroxymethyltransferase, with amino-acid sequence MENLLKTDPEIFEVVVKEYERQFYHLELIASENFTSLAVMEATGSVLTNKYAEGLPGKRYYGGCEFVDIAETLAIERAKKLFGAEHANVQPHSGSQANMAVYMAVLEPGDTIMGMNLAHGGHLTHGAKVNFSGKLYNVVQYGVNPETELIDYDQAYKLAKEHKPKLIVGGASAYPRVIDWAKLREIADEVGALLMVDMAHYAGLVAAGEYPNPVPESHFVTSTTHKTLRGPRSGFVLCREEFAKAIDKSVFPGIQGGPLMHVIAAKAVAFKEAMTEEFKAYAKQVILNAKVMAEELAKEGFKIVTGGTDSHIVLVDLRNMNLTGKEVEEALGRANITVNKNAVPFDPQKPTVTSGIRIGTSALTTRGMKEEEMKKIAKMISTVVKNIGDDKVIERVKEEVKGLCEQFPLYPELREKIDELRNSPTAGI; translated from the coding sequence ATGGAAAACCTGCTCAAGACAGACCCTGAGATATTTGAGGTTGTCGTTAAAGAGTATGAAAGACAGTTTTACCACCTTGAGCTTATAGCCTCCGAAAACTTTACATCCCTTGCCGTAATGGAGGCTACGGGTAGTGTCCTTACAAACAAGTATGCTGAAGGTCTACCAGGGAAGAGATACTATGGAGGGTGTGAGTTTGTAGATATAGCGGAGACACTCGCTATAGAAAGGGCGAAGAAGCTCTTCGGTGCAGAGCATGCTAACGTGCAACCCCACTCCGGCTCTCAAGCTAATATGGCTGTTTACATGGCAGTTCTGGAGCCGGGTGATACCATAATGGGCATGAACCTTGCCCACGGCGGACACCTCACCCATGGAGCGAAGGTCAACTTTTCTGGAAAACTTTACAACGTTGTCCAGTACGGGGTTAATCCAGAAACGGAGCTGATAGATTACGACCAAGCTTATAAACTCGCAAAAGAGCATAAACCTAAGCTTATAGTGGGAGGAGCTTCGGCTTACCCAAGAGTGATAGACTGGGCAAAGCTCAGGGAGATAGCTGACGAAGTTGGAGCACTGCTTATGGTTGACATGGCCCACTATGCAGGGCTCGTGGCTGCGGGTGAGTATCCAAACCCTGTTCCGGAATCCCATTTCGTGACTTCAACTACCCATAAAACCCTTAGAGGTCCAAGAAGCGGTTTCGTTCTGTGCAGAGAGGAGTTTGCAAAGGCGATAGACAAATCGGTATTTCCAGGAATCCAGGGTGGTCCACTCATGCACGTAATAGCAGCCAAAGCTGTTGCCTTTAAAGAAGCCATGACAGAAGAGTTTAAGGCTTACGCTAAGCAGGTTATACTCAATGCAAAGGTTATGGCTGAAGAACTCGCAAAAGAAGGGTTTAAAATAGTTACCGGAGGGACAGATAGCCATATAGTTCTTGTTGACCTTAGGAACATGAACCTTACCGGAAAGGAGGTTGAAGAAGCTCTTGGACGTGCCAATATCACGGTTAACAAGAATGCTGTACCCTTTGATCCCCAGAAGCCGACTGTAACGAGTGGCATAAGGATAGGAACCTCTGCACTCACAACCCGAGGTATGAAAGAGGAAGAAATGAAGAAGATAGCGAAAATGATATCCACTGTTGTAAAAAATATAGGAGACGATAAAGTTATAGAGAGAGTGAAAGAAGAGGTAAAGGGGCTATGCGAGCAGTTTCCCCTCTACCCAGAGCTCAGGGAGAAGATAGATGAGCTTCGTAATAGCCCGACAGCCGGTATTTAA
- a CDS encoding heterodisulfide reductase-related iron-sulfur binding cluster produces MGGIGKRVAYYPGCSLEGAARAYDVSTRIVAKELGLELDYLEDYNCCGAMETKNVTFWGTMLLNARNMSLAKRQGHSTIVAPCNGCSFSLQRAEYFLETDKNVFERINALLKEGGVDPLAEIPHTYHILEWFYHEAGPQKVKERTKKPLKGLKVANYYGCLYTRPHFYARTYSHIGSEEQDRPRMRETADDDEHPYYMEALLEAAGATNVEFEPMHTQCCGGPHSLSDEQVSEKFVMMILQMAKRNGADIIATECPLCHASLEMYRHRLMMKGVPDVDVPAAYFTQLLGLAFGYSSGDVKLKDNLSDPIPVLKRLGLA; encoded by the coding sequence ATGGGTGGTATAGGAAAGAGGGTAGCTTACTACCCTGGATGTTCTCTGGAAGGTGCTGCAAGAGCGTACGATGTTTCTACCAGGATAGTTGCTAAGGAGTTGGGTCTTGAGCTTGATTATCTTGAGGACTACAACTGTTGCGGTGCTATGGAAACAAAGAATGTCACCTTCTGGGGAACTATGCTCCTCAATGCGAGGAACATGTCTCTTGCGAAGAGACAGGGGCACAGCACTATCGTAGCCCCCTGCAACGGATGCTCCTTCTCACTTCAGAGAGCGGAGTACTTCCTTGAAACAGACAAGAACGTCTTTGAGAGAATAAATGCCCTTTTAAAAGAAGGAGGAGTTGACCCTCTGGCTGAAATACCCCACACATATCATATACTTGAATGGTTTTACCACGAGGCTGGACCTCAAAAGGTTAAGGAAAGAACGAAGAAACCTCTCAAAGGTTTAAAGGTAGCCAACTACTACGGTTGCCTATATACAAGACCTCACTTCTATGCAAGGACCTACTCTCACATTGGCTCTGAAGAGCAAGATAGACCCAGAATGAGAGAAACCGCCGATGATGACGAGCATCCATACTACATGGAAGCCCTCTTGGAAGCTGCAGGGGCTACCAATGTTGAGTTTGAACCCATGCATACCCAGTGTTGTGGAGGACCCCACTCCCTCTCTGATGAGCAGGTCTCCGAGAAGTTTGTAATGATGATCCTCCAGATGGCAAAGAGGAACGGTGCAGACATAATAGCCACAGAGTGTCCGCTGTGTCACGCATCTCTTGAAATGTACAGGCACAGGCTCATGATGAAGGGTGTTCCCGATGTTGACGTTCCCGCTGCTTACTTTACGCAGCTTCTGGGTCTCGCCTTCGGTTACAGCTCTGGCGACGTGAAGCTCAAGGACAACCTCTCCGACCCCATTCCCGTTCTCAAGAGGCTTGGACTCGCCTGA
- a CDS encoding rhodanese-like domain-containing protein, translating to MFNVPEVTPEEAKKLLEEEGDKVVLLDVRTPPEHFQLRIPNSLFVPLDDLRYKYSDLPKDKKYIVYCRSGERSAFATYFLRHMGYEAYNLAGGIISWPYERESGEVKS from the coding sequence ATGTTCAATGTACCGGAGGTAACCCCAGAAGAGGCTAAGAAGCTTCTTGAAGAAGAAGGAGATAAGGTAGTCCTTTTGGATGTGAGAACTCCACCGGAGCACTTTCAACTCAGGATACCCAACTCGCTATTTGTGCCCCTGGACGATCTGAGGTATAAATATTCAGACCTTCCAAAGGATAAAAAGTACATAGTGTACTGCAGGAGTGGAGAAAGAAGCGCCTTTGCCACGTACTTCCTTAGACATATGGGTTATGAAGCTTACAATCTTGCAGGTGGGATAATATCCTGGCCCTACGAGAGAGAATCCGGAGAAGTCAAATCCTGA
- a CDS encoding radical SAM protein, which translates to MLELDFEVDERLAERLREGLDIRLKNFGKKVYFHSPGFKHYEVDDFSIKTPPRFVDISITGRNCELMCDHCASKILWHMIPATSPEELWKVCSQLKEQGVEGILVSGGSNRDGVVELEPFFDTMKAVKKELGMLVTCHVGLVNESYVQGLKDAEVDAVLLDIIGDDETISQVYKMPHKSVRDYDESLRLLREAQLKIVPHVIIGLHYGKIKGEYKALDVIAKYKPEALVLVVVMPYYGKARFQLLPPPSVEESVDVILYARKNMPESPIMVGCARPAGAERVKLDVYSILAGVNGIAFPAEGVVTYSKSIGLEPVLSPSCCSTVFMFEAGNI; encoded by the coding sequence ATGTTAGAACTTGACTTTGAAGTTGACGAAAGGCTTGCTGAGAGGTTAAGGGAAGGGCTTGATATAAGGCTAAAAAACTTTGGTAAGAAGGTCTACTTTCACAGCCCTGGATTTAAACATTACGAGGTTGATGACTTTTCTATAAAAACTCCACCGCGGTTCGTAGATATATCTATAACCGGTAGAAACTGCGAGCTTATGTGTGACCACTGTGCCAGCAAAATACTTTGGCACATGATACCGGCGACCTCACCTGAAGAACTCTGGAAAGTGTGTTCTCAATTGAAGGAACAGGGAGTTGAAGGTATACTCGTGTCTGGAGGTTCCAACAGGGACGGCGTTGTGGAGCTGGAACCTTTCTTTGACACTATGAAAGCTGTCAAAAAAGAGTTAGGTATGCTTGTCACCTGCCATGTTGGTCTCGTTAATGAGAGTTACGTGCAAGGTTTAAAGGATGCAGAGGTTGACGCTGTTCTCCTGGACATAATAGGTGACGATGAAACCATCTCCCAGGTTTACAAGATGCCCCACAAAAGCGTAAGAGATTACGATGAGTCTCTAAGGCTCCTCAGAGAAGCTCAGTTGAAGATCGTCCCCCACGTCATAATAGGTCTCCATTACGGTAAGATAAAGGGTGAGTATAAAGCCCTTGATGTTATCGCCAAGTATAAACCCGAAGCTCTCGTTTTAGTTGTAGTTATGCCTTATTATGGAAAAGCGAGGTTTCAGCTTCTTCCTCCACCGTCAGTTGAAGAAAGCGTTGACGTGATTCTATATGCCAGAAAGAACATGCCTGAATCTCCGATAATGGTAGGATGTGCAAGACCAGCGGGAGCTGAAAGAGTTAAGCTTGACGTATACTCCATATTAGCAGGTGTGAACGGTATAGCCTTCCCTGCCGAAGGGGTCGTGACCTACTCCAAATCAATAGGTCTTGAGCCAGTTCTGTCACCGAGTTGTTGCTCAACTGTATTTATGTTTGAAGCTGGTAATATATAG
- a CDS encoding FAD-dependent oxidoreductase: MAKSVLVVGGGPAGLAAARTLGKLGIPTILVEKEQKLGGRPVIEDYHTLIPRKMTPQQVIGPFIEEVQNNPNIDVKLGVELEACEGEAPNFKVKLSNGEEHEVAAIVVATGFQHFDAKRKGELGYGIYPDVITNLELEQMFSREGKLYRPSNGQLPKRVAFVFCVGSRDRQLGVTNVHCCRYGCALSGLQGTEIREHYPEVDVFCYYMDVRTYGTWEYPFYWAPQEKHGVRYVRGRIAEITYNPQDGRLRVKHEDTIVQRPAEVPMDLVVLVLGMEPSEGTKKVAKILGLAQDPDSQFLVPAEDAGSNIISNKPGVFIAGACKGPIDIESSLSEGEAAGAEAATFIGAKVSA; the protein is encoded by the coding sequence ATGGCTAAGAGTGTTCTGGTGGTCGGAGGAGGTCCAGCAGGACTTGCAGCAGCGAGGACACTGGGTAAGCTCGGAATACCCACTATACTCGTAGAAAAGGAGCAAAAGCTCGGTGGAAGGCCTGTAATTGAGGACTATCACACCCTAATACCCAGAAAGATGACTCCCCAGCAGGTCATAGGACCTTTCATAGAAGAGGTCCAGAATAACCCCAACATTGATGTGAAACTCGGTGTTGAGCTTGAAGCCTGTGAAGGTGAAGCTCCAAACTTTAAAGTGAAGTTATCCAACGGTGAGGAGCATGAGGTAGCTGCAATAGTTGTAGCTACAGGTTTCCAGCACTTTGATGCCAAAAGGAAGGGCGAGCTGGGCTACGGTATCTATCCTGACGTAATAACCAACCTTGAGCTTGAGCAAATGTTCTCAAGGGAAGGAAAGCTCTACAGACCATCTAATGGACAGCTTCCCAAGAGGGTTGCCTTTGTGTTCTGTGTCGGTTCCAGGGATAGACAGCTTGGTGTTACAAATGTTCACTGCTGTAGATACGGATGTGCCCTTTCAGGTCTTCAGGGAACCGAGATAAGGGAACACTACCCTGAAGTTGATGTGTTCTGCTACTACATGGATGTGAGGACTTACGGAACATGGGAGTACCCCTTCTATTGGGCTCCTCAGGAGAAACACGGAGTCAGGTACGTAAGGGGTAGGATAGCTGAGATAACCTATAACCCCCAAGATGGAAGGTTGAGGGTCAAGCATGAGGACACCATAGTCCAGAGACCTGCTGAGGTTCCGATGGACCTTGTAGTTTTAGTTCTTGGAATGGAGCCTTCCGAAGGCACCAAAAAGGTTGCAAAGATACTCGGTCTCGCCCAGGACCCAGACAGCCAGTTTCTTGTTCCAGCAGAAGATGCTGGCTCCAACATAATATCTAACAAGCCAGGCGTGTTTATAGCGGGTGCCTGCAAAGGACCCATAGACATTGAATCCTCCCTATCAGAGGGTGAAGCTGCTGGAGCTGAAGCAGCAACATTTATAGGAGCTAAGGTGTCAGCGTAG
- the panD gene encoding aspartate 1-decarboxylase, giving the protein MKRQMLKSKIHRLTVTGADLHYEGSLSLDLELMEAADLLPFEKIDVYNINTGARFTTYVIPAPRYSGTVRLNGAAARLGAKGDLIIIASYAEYNENELEYYSPRLVYVDSENRIVSLKRSMEEEDVQCTGGNPRRG; this is encoded by the coding sequence TTGAAAAGACAGATGCTTAAGTCAAAGATTCACCGGTTAACAGTTACAGGGGCAGACCTTCATTACGAGGGGAGTCTCTCCCTTGACCTTGAGCTTATGGAAGCTGCCGACCTCTTACCCTTTGAGAAGATAGATGTATACAACATAAATACAGGTGCAAGATTCACAACATACGTTATACCAGCCCCAAGGTACTCTGGTACCGTGAGGTTAAACGGTGCAGCTGCAAGACTCGGTGCAAAAGGTGACCTGATAATAATAGCTTCCTATGCTGAGTATAACGAAAATGAACTTGAGTATTACAGCCCCAGGCTCGTTTACGTTGATTCAGAAAACAGGATCGTATCCCTTAAAAGGTCTATGGAGGAAGAAGATGTTCAATGTACCGGAGGTAACCCCAGAAGAGGCTAA
- a CDS encoding EAL and HDOD domain-containing protein, whose amino-acid sequence MSFVIARQPVFNAERSIYGYEVYLRRSDDLEKYPSDIPFNKATFIIAELVAELGLKRVSDNKKVFINVTLDSLLNKVLDLLPTEMVVFQLMPPQIEIGQSLYANAIKRIEELKEKGGLIALTEKLYSGKYADILRMSHIVEFSAQTVDEGRVNAVKRMQKKILISRIESEKEYNKVLGYGDLFEGNYLGSVSLVKEFEIAPFLKSTLMRMIASLNTVQSIREFAGIIASDVGMSAKLLRFVNSAYFARRKEIKDLVQACAYLGMDNLKKFTLLIATNDYVSVENPYLWKKSLIRAILAEEIMKRMKPELANEAYLVGLFSLIDKILGVNKIEFLREVNIDQEIIDAYTGANKPLSLVLQEASILEEALEIGGERLDSIVEKFAPKLRMEPYEVKNLLFQAQSQAEEILRI is encoded by the coding sequence ATGAGCTTCGTAATAGCCCGACAGCCGGTATTTAACGCGGAGAGGAGCATATACGGTTATGAAGTTTATCTGAGAAGGAGTGACGACCTTGAAAAGTACCCTTCGGATATACCTTTTAACAAGGCGACCTTCATAATCGCTGAGCTGGTAGCCGAGCTTGGTCTGAAAAGAGTATCCGATAATAAAAAAGTCTTTATAAACGTAACCTTAGATTCGCTTCTGAACAAAGTTCTTGACCTCCTGCCAACGGAGATGGTTGTTTTCCAGCTCATGCCTCCGCAGATAGAGATAGGTCAATCTCTTTACGCTAACGCTATAAAGAGGATAGAAGAGCTCAAGGAGAAGGGGGGACTTATAGCCCTAACAGAGAAGCTCTATTCGGGAAAATACGCGGATATACTGCGCATGTCCCATATAGTTGAGTTTTCAGCCCAAACGGTTGATGAAGGCAGGGTAAACGCCGTGAAGAGGATGCAGAAGAAGATACTCATATCCAGAATAGAGTCTGAGAAGGAGTACAACAAAGTTTTAGGTTACGGTGACCTATTTGAAGGAAACTATCTCGGTTCCGTATCTCTGGTAAAAGAGTTTGAGATAGCTCCCTTCCTGAAGAGTACCCTTATGCGTATGATAGCTTCCCTGAATACGGTTCAGAGCATAAGGGAGTTTGCAGGCATAATAGCGAGCGACGTAGGTATGTCGGCAAAACTTCTAAGGTTTGTGAACTCTGCTTACTTTGCTAGGAGAAAGGAGATAAAAGACCTTGTACAGGCTTGTGCCTACCTGGGCATGGATAATCTGAAGAAATTTACCCTACTCATAGCGACCAACGATTACGTCTCCGTTGAAAATCCCTACCTATGGAAGAAGTCCCTAATAAGGGCTATACTCGCTGAGGAGATAATGAAGAGGATGAAACCAGAGCTCGCCAATGAGGCGTATCTTGTAGGTCTTTTCTCCCTTATAGACAAGATACTTGGGGTGAATAAGATAGAGTTCCTGAGAGAGGTAAACATAGACCAGGAAATAATAGATGCCTACACAGGCGCGAACAAACCTTTAAGTCTTGTACTCCAGGAGGCAAGCATACTTGAAGAGGCCCTTGAGATAGGAGGTGAAAGACTGGACAGTATTGTAGAAAAGTTCGCTCCAAAACTGAGGATGGAACCCTACGAGGTTAAAAACCTCCTGTTCCAGGCTCAATCCCAGGCTGAAGAGATACTCAGGATTTGA
- a CDS encoding DUF72 domain-containing protein, with amino-acid sequence MKGVYIGCSGFSYKDWRGTFYPSGISQSDLIRYYEKFFEVLEINYTFYSMPHTYTLESFLKKTRRLRFSIKVNSVFTHVRSYTDNELRKFKEGIKPIAESQRFIALLFQFPQNFTYSPESMVYLKRLSEDFVGYDRAIELRSRSFNRAEVFEELESLGFNLVNVDAPKIKGLLVGPWKSVGNFNYVRLHGRNKDKWFKGEESYERYDYLYSEEELLELKDKIEKLRQGKDTYIFFNNHYRGKGALNALQLKGLFSEAVEIPKGLVAAFSKRLWE; translated from the coding sequence GTGAAAGGTGTATATATAGGGTGTAGTGGTTTTTCCTACAAGGACTGGAGGGGGACTTTTTACCCCTCCGGTATATCTCAATCAGACCTTATAAGGTATTACGAGAAGTTCTTTGAAGTTCTTGAGATAAACTATACCTTTTACTCAATGCCCCACACTTATACCCTGGAAAGTTTCCTTAAGAAGACAAGGAGACTCAGGTTTTCTATAAAGGTGAACAGCGTCTTTACCCATGTTAGAAGCTATACAGACAACGAGCTTAGGAAATTTAAGGAAGGTATAAAGCCTATAGCAGAAAGCCAACGCTTTATAGCCTTGCTCTTCCAGTTCCCTCAAAACTTTACATACTCTCCAGAAAGCATGGTGTACCTTAAGAGACTCTCAGAGGATTTTGTGGGCTACGATAGAGCGATTGAATTGCGAAGCAGAAGTTTTAATAGGGCTGAAGTTTTTGAAGAGCTTGAGAGTCTTGGTTTTAATCTTGTAAATGTTGACGCTCCAAAGATAAAAGGTTTGCTTGTTGGACCGTGGAAGTCCGTCGGAAACTTCAACTACGTCCGCCTCCATGGTAGAAACAAAGACAAGTGGTTTAAAGGGGAAGAATCCTATGAGAGATACGATTACCTCTACTCTGAGGAAGAGTTGCTAGAGCTGAAGGATAAGATAGAAAAGCTTCGTCAAGGAAAGGATACTTACATTTTCTTCAACAACCATTACAGGGGAAAAGGCGCGCTGAACGCTTTGCAGCTCAAAGGCTTATTCTCTGAGGCTGTTGAAATCCCCAAGGGGCTTGTGGCTGCTTTCTCAAAGAGACTGTGGGAGTAG
- a CDS encoding DsrE family protein, translating into MEEEKKIVILMTSGPRTPWRCASPFYIAALMAANDAEVEVFFNMDGTHLIRRGIAEKICPSAEGNCFQQNGQKPKTVYDFMRDAKLAGVKFYSCKQAVDSLGLTEEELIPELDGVVPASEFALRAMEADKLIVF; encoded by the coding sequence ATGGAAGAGGAGAAGAAGATAGTTATACTCATGACGAGCGGTCCGAGGACACCCTGGCGGTGTGCCTCGCCCTTTTACATTGCAGCCCTCATGGCAGCTAACGATGCTGAGGTGGAAGTGTTCTTTAACATGGATGGAACCCATCTGATCCGTAGGGGGATAGCAGAGAAGATATGCCCGTCTGCGGAGGGTAACTGCTTCCAGCAGAATGGACAAAAACCCAAAACTGTCTATGACTTCATGAGAGACGCTAAGCTTGCGGGGGTAAAGTTTTATTCGTGCAAGCAGGCTGTTGATTCTCTGGGACTCACCGAGGAGGAACTGATACCCGAGCTGGATGGTGTAGTTCCGGCAAGTGAATTTGCTCTTAGAGCTATGGAAGCTGATAAGCTAATAGTATTCTGA
- a CDS encoding glycine cleavage system protein H, whose protein sequence is MAEVNGCQVPEDLLYHVDPEANAFTWVKDNGDGTYTVGLTSIAAAMAGRLVAYTPKKVGKEVKKGKSVATIESGKWVGPVPAPFTGEIVEINESLKGNPALVNDDPYGQGWVVKLKPTNADEVNQLMKGPEAVEALRKVAEEKGVKCG, encoded by the coding sequence ATGGCAGAGGTAAACGGATGTCAGGTTCCAGAGGACCTGCTCTATCATGTTGACCCAGAGGCAAACGCCTTTACATGGGTTAAAGACAACGGAGATGGAACTTACACTGTTGGGCTAACCTCAATAGCCGCTGCAATGGCTGGGAGACTTGTTGCCTACACTCCTAAGAAGGTGGGTAAAGAGGTCAAGAAGGGAAAGAGCGTTGCCACCATTGAAAGTGGAAAGTGGGTCGGACCTGTCCCTGCACCCTTTACCGGAGAGATAGTTGAAATCAACGAAAGTCTAAAAGGAAACCCCGCTCTTGTGAACGATGACCCCTATGGACAGGGTTGGGTTGTAAAACTCAAGCCCACAAACGCTGATGAGGTCAACCAACTGATGAAAGGTCCTGAGGCTGTTGAGGCGCTCAGAAAGGTCGCCGAAGAGAAAGGCGTTAAGTGCGGTTAA
- a CDS encoding 4Fe-4S dicluster domain-containing protein, producing the protein MAIHERSLVDPERVLRKERLVIDGVDVSGDWNLIILPRVINDYDLEFLDEVLQQPEGKTITQCYQCSYCTASCPVHNYWDERYNPRHFIYLARLGLIDELQKRADVMWRCVSCHKCTHRCPKGVLVEEVLKAILRVMAKRGIIEEYPSKKFDKFFLESVYEYGRIEDGELLFGWVEKQGYQVVKDPILKKPIPFVGGVPDWLKQLAAKPLKSMNIGFLVLNAKHMLFHPRTKNWNRFKQVLRKVMEEEGVFTH; encoded by the coding sequence ATGGCTATCCATGAGAGAAGCCTGGTTGACCCGGAAAGGGTACTCAGGAAAGAGAGGTTAGTTATTGATGGAGTTGATGTATCAGGAGACTGGAACTTAATAATACTTCCCAGGGTTATAAACGACTATGACCTTGAGTTCTTAGATGAAGTCCTCCAGCAGCCTGAAGGTAAGACTATAACCCAATGCTACCAGTGCTCTTACTGTACAGCTTCCTGTCCCGTCCATAACTACTGGGATGAAAGGTACAACCCCAGACACTTCATATACCTGGCAAGGCTCGGGTTGATTGATGAACTCCAGAAGCGGGCAGATGTCATGTGGAGGTGTGTGTCCTGCCACAAGTGTACCCACAGGTGTCCAAAGGGTGTTCTCGTTGAAGAGGTTCTGAAAGCGATACTCAGGGTTATGGCTAAGAGGGGAATAATAGAAGAATATCCTTCCAAGAAGTTTGATAAGTTCTTCTTAGAGAGCGTCTATGAGTACGGCAGGATAGAGGATGGAGAGCTCCTCTTCGGATGGGTGGAGAAACAGGGTTACCAAGTTGTTAAGGACCCAATTCTCAAGAAACCTATACCCTTTGTGGGCGGAGTGCCAGATTGGCTAAAGCAGCTCGCAGCAAAACCACTGAAGAGTATGAACATTGGCTTCCTCGTCCTCAACGCAAAGCACATGCTTTTCCACCCGAGGACCAAAAATTGGAACAGGTTCAAGCAGGTTCTCAGGAAAGTTATGGAGGAAGAGGGAGTATTTACCCACTAA